One genomic window of Terriglobales bacterium includes the following:
- a CDS encoding CoA-acylating methylmalonate-semialdehyde dehydrogenase, whose amino-acid sequence MSSSAIATQLKSCPIYINGKPQISRGEVLIQHNPATGEPVAEIPLCTPDEVSAAIGAAQAAFPAWSAMPVLNRCRVLFHFHELMEKHADELIALIIEENGKVYDEARGSFQRGLECVEFACGVSSLMMGETVEHVGSDVDGWSTRHPLGVCVGITPFNFPLMVPLWMFPVAIACGNTFVLKPSERVPRSAVRLLELVHDAGLPAGVMNLVHGTKDVVDRLLTDPRVKAVSFVGSSPVAKYIYTTAAANGKRVQALGGAKNHSVVMPDADMKHSAATIMSSSFGCAGERCVATSVVVAVGEAADPLLAALKKASDDMKVGDGSERDTIMGPIINSEAKKRILSYIEVGEKEGAKLARDGRKDSCCDSDGYFVGPTIFDHVSPSMRIAREEIFGPVLSVVRAKTLEEAIDIVNGSEYGNASSIFTRSGQVAREFSAKVQTGMVGINVGVPAPVAIFPFTGWKGSFFGDLHALGKDGVKFYTETRVVTCRWP is encoded by the coding sequence ATGTCCAGCAGTGCCATTGCCACCCAGCTCAAGTCTTGTCCGATTTACATCAACGGTAAGCCGCAGATTTCTCGCGGAGAAGTTCTCATCCAACACAATCCAGCAACTGGGGAGCCGGTTGCTGAAATTCCGTTGTGCACGCCCGATGAAGTCTCGGCAGCAATCGGAGCAGCCCAGGCGGCGTTTCCCGCCTGGAGCGCCATGCCCGTCCTCAACCGGTGCCGCGTGCTTTTCCATTTCCATGAGCTCATGGAAAAGCATGCCGACGAACTGATCGCGCTCATTATCGAGGAAAACGGCAAAGTTTACGATGAAGCGCGCGGATCGTTTCAGCGTGGGCTGGAATGCGTCGAGTTTGCATGCGGCGTATCGAGTCTGATGATGGGCGAGACGGTGGAGCACGTGGGCTCCGATGTGGATGGATGGTCCACGCGCCATCCGCTGGGCGTTTGCGTAGGAATCACGCCATTCAACTTCCCACTCATGGTTCCGCTTTGGATGTTCCCTGTCGCCATCGCGTGTGGAAATACCTTTGTGCTCAAGCCTTCCGAGCGCGTGCCACGATCTGCGGTGCGCCTCCTGGAGCTAGTGCATGACGCCGGGCTGCCGGCTGGAGTCATGAACCTGGTGCACGGAACGAAGGATGTTGTCGATCGGCTGTTAACCGATCCGCGCGTGAAAGCGGTTTCGTTTGTGGGCTCGAGTCCAGTGGCGAAGTACATCTACACCACGGCGGCTGCGAATGGAAAACGCGTGCAGGCGCTGGGTGGAGCGAAGAACCATTCGGTGGTGATGCCGGATGCCGACATGAAGCATTCGGCCGCCACCATCATGTCTTCATCGTTCGGATGCGCCGGCGAACGCTGTGTCGCAACCAGCGTGGTGGTTGCGGTCGGCGAAGCCGCAGACCCGCTACTCGCTGCTCTGAAAAAAGCCTCCGACGATATGAAAGTTGGCGACGGTTCCGAGCGCGACACCATCATGGGACCGATCATCAACAGTGAGGCCAAGAAGCGCATCCTCAGCTACATCGAAGTCGGGGAGAAAGAAGGAGCGAAGCTGGCGCGCGATGGACGTAAAGATTCCTGCTGCGACTCCGACGGCTACTTCGTCGGTCCGACTATTTTTGATCACGTGAGTCCCTCCATGCGCATTGCTCGCGAAGAAATTTTTGGCCCCGTTCTGTCCGTAGTGCGGGCCAAGACCCTTGAAGAAGCGATTGATATCGTGAACGGCTCGGAGTACGGCAACGCTTCTTCAATCTTCACCAGATCGGGACAAGTTGCTCGCGAGTTCAGCGCGAAAGTACAAACAGGAATGGTCGGCATCAATGTTGGTGTTCCAGCTCCGGTCGCGATCTTTCCGTTCACCGGCTGGAAAGGATCGTTCTTCGGAGATTTGCACGCGCTCGGCAAAGACGGCGTGAAGTTCTACACCGAAACGCGCGTCGTGACCTGCCGATGGCCGTAG
- a CDS encoding oligosaccharide flippase family protein, protein MNSGSETISLPLRNGWRWRLNDWRERGAASRVLSGSIVMLVGSVLVAAINFGFNVSMARLLGPSLFAQVAAVVTLLMLASAVSLSFQMVCAKFVARNESTFGKLAVFHGLRKRAWIVGIAIAIGLTLAQKPVAAYLQMPNSWVLAVFALGMAFYTPLGVKRGNMQGLCAFGALSRNYILEAGSKLACAILLVELGYGVMGAVGAISASILAAVLIRSPKAQDDAGSKTLVPASFREGMQAIVFFVGQVVINNIDIILVKHFFASELAGLYAAVALVGRVLYFAAWSIVSAMFPISAAAKDDQNKVHVLLLPFMIVLLMSLAFVVVLALFPGFIIHLILGEGFRSAEPLLSLYAVATGLYALAVVLMTYEMSRKIANTGWVQLIFSGALVLLIYMLHSSLRQVIVVQIVLMLLMLLVVSLPFLRSIRSLRWKEVA, encoded by the coding sequence ATGAACTCGGGTTCCGAAACAATTTCCCTTCCCCTTCGCAATGGCTGGCGATGGCGCTTAAATGATTGGCGCGAGCGCGGAGCCGCATCGCGCGTTTTGAGCGGAAGCATCGTAATGCTGGTTGGCTCAGTGCTGGTGGCAGCCATCAACTTCGGGTTTAACGTCTCGATGGCCCGCCTGCTTGGCCCATCGCTGTTTGCACAAGTGGCTGCAGTGGTCACGCTGCTGATGCTCGCCTCTGCCGTGAGCCTCTCTTTCCAGATGGTCTGCGCAAAATTCGTTGCGCGCAATGAGAGCACATTCGGAAAGTTAGCGGTTTTTCATGGGCTGCGAAAGCGCGCGTGGATTGTTGGCATTGCAATCGCCATTGGACTGACGCTCGCGCAGAAGCCGGTTGCCGCGTATCTGCAGATGCCAAACTCCTGGGTGCTCGCTGTTTTCGCCTTGGGAATGGCTTTCTATACACCGTTGGGTGTTAAGCGCGGCAACATGCAGGGATTGTGCGCATTCGGCGCATTATCGCGGAATTACATCCTTGAGGCTGGTTCCAAATTGGCCTGCGCCATCCTACTGGTGGAACTCGGCTATGGAGTGATGGGTGCCGTCGGCGCGATCTCAGCGTCAATTCTCGCCGCCGTCCTCATCCGAAGTCCCAAGGCACAAGATGACGCAGGCAGCAAGACGCTCGTTCCTGCATCTTTCCGTGAGGGGATGCAGGCAATCGTCTTCTTTGTCGGACAAGTAGTGATCAACAACATCGACATCATCCTTGTGAAGCATTTTTTTGCTTCAGAACTGGCCGGCTTGTACGCGGCGGTCGCCCTGGTTGGACGTGTGCTCTACTTCGCGGCCTGGTCGATCGTCAGTGCCATGTTCCCGATCAGCGCCGCGGCAAAAGACGATCAGAACAAGGTTCACGTGCTGCTGCTGCCCTTCATGATCGTGTTGCTGATGTCGCTCGCGTTCGTAGTCGTCCTGGCGCTCTTCCCAGGATTCATCATTCACCTCATACTCGGCGAAGGCTTCCGCTCCGCCGAGCCCTTGCTAAGTCTGTACGCGGTAGCTACCGGACTGTATGCCCTGGCTGTCGTGCTCATGACCTATGAAATGTCCCGCAAGATTGCGAATACAGGCTGGGTACAACTGATATTCAGCGGAGCGCTGGTCTTGCTGATCTACATGCTTCATTCCAGTTTGCGACAGGTGATTGTCGTGCAGATCGTGCTGATGCTGCTGATGCTGCTCGTAGTTTCACTCCCATTTTTGCGTTCCATCAGAAGTTTGCGATGGAAGGAGGTCGCATGA
- a CDS encoding STAS domain-containing protein — protein sequence MPEKVNQREARKFLSDVQPFLSADRPQLVFDLSAVRQLDAAGVEMLLHCVSEVMKRDGDLKLASLSPQAAMVLELTRTDRMFEIYETSTEAARSFSGFLPNAMRPIPVFQQPVSTERLAA from the coding sequence ATGCCCGAGAAAGTAAACCAGCGCGAAGCTCGCAAGTTTCTTTCGGATGTACAGCCATTCCTCAGCGCCGATCGTCCGCAGCTTGTCTTCGATCTTTCTGCAGTACGACAGCTGGATGCCGCCGGCGTCGAGATGCTCCTGCACTGCGTCTCCGAGGTCATGAAGCGCGACGGCGATCTCAAGCTGGCCTCACTCTCGCCGCAAGCCGCGATGGTGCTGGAACTCACGCGCACGGACAGGATGTTCGAAATTTACGAGACATCAACCGAAGCAGCACGCAGCTTCTCCGGCTTTTTGCCCAACGCGATGCGTCCCATTCCGGTCTTTCAGCAGCCAGTATCTACAGAGAGGTTGGCGGCTTAA